The Candidatus Neomarinimicrobiota bacterium genome segment TATGATCAAAACAATGATTGGCAACTAGATGATGCAACCGAAGCTTATGTAATTTCACCCGCATTTGATATTCAAGGATCCTACGGAAATGCCGGAACATTAGATATGGTTTATAGTGGTAGCAATGGGCCATTAACTATTTCCGTTACCTCGCCAAGCACGGGAGACAATTGGAGCACTGGTACAGGAGAGTCTATAGAATGGATATCAACCACATCTGACGGAAATGGGTATAATGTGGATATTGAATTGTGGCAAAACAATGCATATGATTCAGATATTGTACAGAATTATGCAAGCGGTTCTACGGGGGGTAGTTTCTGGTGGTCTATTCCATCCTTCGTCACGCCTTCAACAAATTATCAGATAAAAGTTCAACATACTGCTTCCGCCGTAGAGGGTACGAGTAGCGTTTTTGCAATTAGTACAGGTGGTGGTGGCACCGATGAATATTCACTGGATTTTGGTGTTTCCGGATCTGCAGAAGTAAATAATTTTGGCTTCACTTCCGGGGAGATTACCGTTGAAATGTTTTTCAAATTACATTCTACCGATCAGGAATATGAATGGTTCTGGATTGGAGATCACTCTGCTAGTACTCAGGTAGTAAGATTTGGATATGGGAGTTCGAACATTGAGTTTGAATTGGAAGGCATTGGTCAGCTTAACGCTGGGGTCACACCAACCCCAAATGATTGGATCCATGTAGCCGCTGTTTATAATGGTAACGAAATGAGAATTTTTGTAAATGGTACTCAACAACAATCTTCATCGCCTGGTGGGACATTCACCGGGTTTACGAATCAACAAATGGAAGTTGGTTGGAGTATGAATGGTTTAGGAGATGTAATTCGCGTTAGTGATATTGCCCGCTATGACGGAAATAACTTTGACCCCTGGACTCAGAACTATAGCCCCGATGCAAGTTCAGTTTTGTTATGGCATTGTAATGAGAACACCGGCAGTGTACTAAATGATGACAGCGGTAACAATTATACCGGGTCATTTACGACGGGAACACCGATATGGAGCTCAGATACTCCGTTCGGCGGTGGCGGAACAGGCGGGAGAATTGGTGGCGGTGTTAGCCTTAATGAAAATGTTGGAAACGGTCAGGTGAACATAGGTGTTTGGTTGCCTGGTAGTAACACCATGAATGCACCGGATATTAGCATTCCAAGCTGGGGAGAAAATTCACCATTCTCGAATATCGGTTTTGATGTACAGGACGATCAGATAACTCCCGGTTGTTGCTATACTGTGGGCGGATTTTTTGACACTAACAATAACTGGAATTGGGATGATGGAGAGCCCCAAGGCATGGTGGAAAATATTACTATTGATGCCTCTGGCGAATATTTTGGAGTGGATTTGGTTCTTTCCACCGGTGGCGGTAATGCGGGTAAAGTTTCCGGACTTCTAACTTTTGATATGAATAAAATTGCCGGTGGTGATGCTATTGTGGGCCTGTTCTGGCCTGGAGAAAATTCAGAAAATATCGCAGATTGGGGGAATAATGGCGACATGGTAAATCTTGGTGGCATGTCATCCGGCAACAGCATGAATTATGAGTTTAACAGTTCAGCTATTTATGATAATTCAAGTGACAGCTATTCTGTTGCTGCCTTTATTGATTATGATGGCGATGAAACACCGGGAGAACTTGAGCCGTATATTACTACTTCTGATATAATGGTTAGCGCTGGTATAGGGGACGTTCCCGAAACGCACGTAACGTATAATAACGCCGGGAATTTGTACACCGAAACATCTGATCTGTTTATTACAGCTATAACGGGTGAAGTCGTGGATTTGTATTTTGGAATATTGAACGATGGTTCCGGTCCCGCTCTTATTGATAATGTAACGACAGATAATTCTGAATTTTCAGTTCAATGGTACCCAATTGGTATTGGTGCTGGAGGTAACGATTTTATCCACTGCCAGCTGGATTTTCCCAATGTTGATAATATAACAGGAAATATTTCCATTGCCCTCAGGAATAACGGAAATGGGGACGTAACTATTCCCTACGATATTGATGTTTACGATGATGCCGATGCATCGATTACAACAGACACGACAACGGTCAGCTCGGATGGTACCTACGACTTAGATGCTGCCAATACGAGTTTTGATTTTTCTGGTGTAAGCGGGTCTGGTGGTACCATTACTGCAACATTAGTGGACGGAATGTATCCCAGTGATGATTCTACCGGGATGGCCGACCGCTACTGGGAAATTACCGCTGATTTTGATTTTAATTCGGCAACGGTCTGCTTTGATTTGACTCAACTTGACGCAGCCGGGATGTTGGATGGGATTACCGACTTTAACAGCTTGGTCATTTATTACCGTCCGAGTTACTCGCAGGAAGATTGGATTCAGATATCAGGTGGCGATATGACTTACAATGAAAGCGAAGGAACTGTTTGCGCGGACGTTGGTAGTTTCAGCCAGTGGACGGTAGGCGGCGGAGATAATTTTCTACCGACTTATACCGTTTCTACAGACTTAGACCAAATGAGTGGATCCGAAGGTCAAGGTGTTGCTGTGACGGCAACGATTTCAGGAATATCATCTCAATATATCACAGATGTAAAAGTAGTACATTTCAAACCGGGTGATAGCGGGTGGGGCACGACCACTTTAAATGATCCGAGTGGCGCTATGGTCTATGATGGGGAAATTCCCGATGGTGAAATAACGGCAGCTGGGTTGGCCGCTACAGTGGTTGTTACCGATTCCTGGAACCGCGTTTCAACATCTGACACGGTAAATATCCCGATATCGTTTGGTGAATTAACACTAGGATCAACATCTGCAAATACTTACAGAATGATTTCTGTTCCGGGGAATTTGGATGATAAAAGCATAAATGGCGTGGTTGGAGATGATCTTGGAGCATATGACAATACCGTTTATCGCGTTTTCCGGTACGATCCACAAGGTGCGACGTATAATGAAAATTCTGGACAGTTCACTCCGACTACAGCATTTTGGGTCATCACCGCAAGCGGACAAACATTAAAGGCGGGAAGCGGAGTTTCAACGCCACTCGTCAATGTACCGACAGTAACGCTCCAGCCCGGATGGAACATGGTTGCAACGCCCTATGCGGCAGATACCTATTTAAGTTCATTTGAAATTCAAAGCGGAAATGTTGAAGATAAAGTCTATCGTTATACCGGAAACGGCTATACGCAAACAACCCAACTCCAACAGGGGAGCGGATATTGGCTGTTTGTAAATGAAACATCTCAAATTAAGGTAAAATATCCGCGTCCAGGGATTAGCAAACCGGTAGCAAGAACGGCTGCCGAAATTTCACTCGATTTTGCCGCCAATATAAAGGCATACATCGGAAATGCGCGTGATGATGAAAATCAATTTGGGCTTTCTATCAACGCCTCTAACGAGTGGGACGAACTTGATTCTCGGGAACCCCCTGTCATCGGGGAATATATTAGTCTTGCATTTGACAATCGGAATTGGACACAAAATAACGGACTGTATAACACGGACATCCAACCAACCGGGAACGCAGTAAATGAATGGCCGCTTGTGGTTACAACAAACAAATATGGCGTTGTGAATCTCGATTTTGAATGGATGACTTTGCTTGAACCAAGTTGGACGGTTCACCTCGTGGATCTCGATCTTGGTTTAGTTCACGATGTTTCGGTAAACCCGAATTATTCTTATGCTTCAACAGGATCCGAAAAAGAAAGATCCTTTGTGATTGTTGCAGGAGATGAAGATGATGTGGAAACGGAAATAGGTAAATATGGGTTGATTCCAGATTCATATGCGCTGGGACAGAATATTCCAAATCCGTTTAATCCGGTAACATCTATCCCAATCGTTTTAGGTGAAGATGCTTATGTATCTCTCTCAGTATATAATATACGCGGTGAAGAAGTGTCTCGCATACTTGATCATCAATCCATGACAAAAGGCCATCATAATCCTTTTTGGATTGGAACCGATTCCAGAGGATTGAAAGTGCCAACCGGCGTTTATCTTTATAGGTTGGAAGCGGTTGACAGTTTTGGTCAAATGCTATACCAAAACACCCGTAAAATGATCATGGTGAAATAACCACTTGATTCGAAAACCCACTTCACAATTGAAATATTTTCAATCGGCTTTATTAACCTATATCATCTTCTCGGCGCAGGTTAATGCTGCTGAATTTGGTAAAATCAGTTTACCACTTGGTAAGGTGGAAGTCAAATCCGCCGGATCATCGGATTGGGTGCGTGCCAAACCAAAAATGCCTCTCAACGAAAATGATGTTATTCGGACGCTCGCTAAATCCCGCTGTGAAATTACTTTGACTGGAGGTGGTAAGGTACGCATTGGAGAAAATTCGGAACTTGAAATAACAGTAGCTAGCGTTAAGCCCATGACTAAAGATTTTAGTGCTAACCTGAATAAAGGGAGTGTATGGGTTGCTGCTAAGGCAGCCTTTGGTGAAAAAAAGAGAGTTGCTGTTCGAACTCCAACCGCGGTTGCGGCTATCCGCGGAACTAAATATCGCGCCACTGCCGGAGAAGATGAAAGCGCAGTATTGGTTTATGAAGGGAAAGTTGATGTCAATGCAGCAAAAAACATTAGCGAAAAACGGAAAGAGAAACGCAAAGGATTTACACCCGGAAGTCTCAACCCAAATAAACCAAAATTCACGCTAGGGCCCGTAACCGAAGTATTAGGACCTTACGAAGTCACGTTAAAAGATTGGATCAGTCTCGTGGAAGGTATGCAAATCAATGTCCGGAAAGACGGCAAATACCACATGTTTAAATTTGATCAATCATTAGACGTAGAAAACGACTTTGTTAAGTGGAATCAGGAAATGGATTCCCAATAGCAGTTTCCGCTTACCTTACGCCTCACTTTTCCTTATTTTCCAACCATGTCTGATCTCCTAAAGCGCGTAAGCATTGGTGCACTTATTGGGTTTTGTATGGCTCTATTTGTAGGTCTTGGCACTCAAAAAATCCCATTTATAAAATCTCTCCTTGACGGATATGAATATCTTTCCTACGATTCTCGTATGAAAGCCAAAGTTTCCGGCGTAGAAGAACAGTCTATTGATGATGTTATTATTATAGATATTGATCAGAATTCTGTTGCCGCTCCGGAAGATGGAGGACTTGGGAACTACAAGGATTGGCCTCATGCCCTACATGGTCAACTTATTGAGTCTGTTGCGATGGGAAATCCAAAAGCGATTTTATTTGACATAATTTTCGATCCGGAAAACACGAATAATTATTTCCTATTTTCGGACTTGATTAGTGATCATACTTTTAAAACTCAAGATATGGTAGATCGTGTAAATGAATTCCTTTTCACCCGAGATCCATATGCTTTTATTGACCAAACATCTGCAACCCAAAAAGCTTATCATGCTCTTGTATTTGAAAAGGAAGACAGCCTCAATTTTTTATACAAGATGGAATCTGAACCGAAAGGGTATCAGTACGAAAATCACGTAATTAGCGGCATCCCAAAAGAGATTGCTGAAAAATTGCCGACAGCAGACCGCATCGGGAATACATATGTAGAACTACTTTCTGCATCTGTTGGATCTGGAAGTGCAAATTTCCCCCAAGATGAAGATGGCATTATCCGTCGTGCACCGACCGCTATTTATTTTGAAGGTCCGAACCATGTATATCCGAGTTTGGTAATGTCTGCTGTAATTGATATTCTAGGAATAAAAAAAGACGGTGGCTTTGATTATGATTTTGAAAACCATGTGTTGCGGCTCATCGATACAACAAATACAATTGTCAGAGAAATTCCCATTGATGATCACGGTCGCATGTATGTGAATTATTACGGACGCTTTAAAACGTTTTACTATTTGCCGTATAGCTATTGTATTGATCCAAACCTTTCCGATTACTTTGAAGACAAAGTTGCTTTTGTTGGAGCTTCCTTGCCTGGTTTAATGGACCTTCGAAACACTCCAGTACAAGAAACGTTTGCGGGTGTAGAAATTCATACTAATGTGATGCACAGTATTCTGCAAAATCAGTTTATTCTTCCAACGTCATCCGGGACAAATTTGATGGTGATCTTGATTGTGGGCACCATCCTTGGAATCCTCGTAAGCATTCCAACCAAACCGCTTTACACACTTCCAGCTCCTTTGGTTGGTATTGTTGCATGGGTTTTATTTACATACACTCAATTTTTATCTAATCTTGTCATGTGGGAAATTGTTCGTCCAGCGATGAGTATGGCAGGGACATACCTCGGGATATTCCTTTATAATTTCCTCGTTGTTGAAAAAGATAAGCGCTTTTTAAAGAGCACATTTAGTACCTACATCTCTCCTGAGCTTATTGACCAAATGTATGATAATAAGGAAGAGCCTCAGCTTGGAGGTACGGAAGGTTACCATACGGCATTTTTTACGGACATTCAGAGTTTTTCCGGTTTCTCGGAAAAATTAACCGCATCTGATTTGGTAGAGCTTCTAAACGAATATTTAACCGAAATGACGGATATTTTATTGGACAACAAGGGAACTTTGGATAAATACATCGGGGACGCAATTGTAGCATTTTACGGGGCGCCTGCACCGGTAAAAGACCACGAATACTGGGCTTGCCTTACAGCAGTAAAAATGCAAGAACGTCTTGCGGAACTGCGCGTAAAATGGCAATCCGATGGTGACAGGTGGCCGGAAATTGTCCATAATATGCAAAACAGAATTGGAATTAATACGGGTCCGATGGTTACAGGAAATATGGGATCAACGATGCGCATGAATTATACTATGATGGGCGATACGGTCAATCTTGCGGCTCGCCTAGAAGCATCCGCAAAGCAATATGGTGTATATATTCAAGTTGCCGAAGAGTCTTACAAGGCTTGCATGGACAAATTTATTTGGCGAGATTTGGATTTTGTTATTGTGATGGGAAAAACTGAACCGGCACAAGTGTTTGAACTTATTGCAGAGAAGGGGCAAATGCCCAAAGGTTACGATAAATTATTGCCAGCATATCACGAAGCTGTCAAATTGTATCGCAATCAGAATTGGGGGAAAGCAATTGAAGCGTTTAAAGCATCCGATGAGCTTGAAGATATGTTCCCTGGACGAAAGACAAATCCGAGTAAAATATATATCCCCCGGTGCGAACATTATCGGGACAATCCTCCCGGTGATGATTGGGACGGATCTTGGGCTTTAACTAAAAAATAGATATTTTTGGTATGTAATTTCCGTTGGTGTGGGAGTGGCTGTTTACTTAATTTCAATGGATTTATCAGAGATAATTATAAAGGGAACAAGATTATGAATGATGTAATAGATGAAAAAATACTAAGCCTTTTAAACGAAGCCAATTTTCTGACCTTAGGCACTTCAGTAGGTGGAAACGCCTCAGCAGCTAATGTGTTTTTTGCTAACGATAGCTTTGATCTTTATTTTTTCACATTTAATCCATCTCGCAAAGCAGAACAAATTCGCGTGAATCCCAATGTCCAATGCGTCGTCAGACCTGATGGGTGTGAGGGAATTAAGGAACTCCAAATTGAAGGCAGGGCAACTCAGATAAAAGATGAAGCCGAAATTGAGAAAGCTTATGGGATGATTTGCAAAGTGACTGAAGCATTTAAGCCATATATGAATGATGAATTTCTCAAAAAAAATAAAGTGATCGGGTATTATAAAATCAAACCAACTGTAATTAAATATGTGGATTTTTATTCCGAGAAACAGTTTGAATGGAGAGAGTTTCCGGAAAATCGTCTATCATTATCATCTTCTATCATTAAAGGCGCTTTAAGCAAAGTCGGGCTATACTTGCGAGCTGTAAGGGCACCGTTTTTTACAGCTACGATTGCTCCGGTTGCATTGGGCGGAGCGGTGGCTTTCTTTAATTACGGCATGTTTAACTGGAATTTATTTTGGTTATCTCTCTTAGGGGCAATACTTGCCCACGCGGGAACGAATTTAGCTAATGATTATTCAGATCATATGACCCGCAACGATGAATCTAATAAACTATTCAGTCCTTTTAATGGCGGATCTAGATCAATCCAAGCGGGATTGTTTTCCCCGACGAAAGTATTTGTGTTAGCAGTGGGAATGTTTTTGGGCGCTATTACAATTGGTCTAAATCTTAATACAACACTACATGGCGCACCCTTTGCTCTAAGCCCTCTTTTGTGGTTTGGAATTGCCGGTGTTGCTTTGGGTGTTTTTTACACAGGCGCCCCATTGCGATTGAGTTATAATGGTTTTGGCGATATTGCTGTTATGTTAGGATTTGGTCCCGTGATGGCTTTGGGAACACATTATGTTCAATATCAATCTTTCCAGACATTTGGCGCGCTCCCCGCATTAGAATGGAATTTTCTTCCCATTTTGGCAGCTTCAGTTCCAGTTGCGGTAATGGTAGCATTAATTTTATTTATCAATGGTTTTCAAGATTTTAATGCTGATAGAGAAGTTGGTAAACGCACTTGGATTGTTCGAACAGCAGACGGAGAACCTGTTGCAAATTATGCTAGACCATTTGCTATCTATAAAGGCGCTCTCTATTTTACTTTTTTATATGTTCTCGCTCTTGGAATAGCCGGTGCAGTGAATTCTGATTTTTCCACACCATGGATATTGGTTGCAATGTTACCGTTTTTATTAGCGAGAAAAGCCATGACCATGGGCGCAGATTGGCTCAAGCGCTGGTCGGATGAAAATGCTGATAGAGAAAAACTACCTTATGAATTGTTGATGGTTAATGTTTCTACGATTGGAACTCACTTTAGTGTCGGAATTTTAATGGTAGTTGGCTATTGGCTAGGGACGATACTTTAATTTTGTCCAACCTGGTGAAATCTTCAAAAGAGCCCCATTATCGGGGCTCTTTTTTTATCCGCACGAAAACGGATATGGCAGCTATGTTTAAAGATATCAGTAAACGATACGACTTTCTAAATCATGTATTTAGCCTTGGAGGTGATTTACGATGGCGAAAAGCGAGTGTAAAATATCTGAATTATAGTAAGGATGCCCAAATTTTGGATTTTGGTGCTGGCACTGGTGACTTCAGCTTTGCTTTGAGGCAACATTCATCTGCGCATGTGACTGCATTAGATTTAGTGCCGGAGATGCTAGATCAAATGAAAATGAAAGCAGGTGCAAATAGCGAAAAGTGGTTAAAGCTGGTTCAAGGAGACGGAGAAGCGCTTCCATTTAAAGAAAATACGTTTGATGGGGCAGTAGCCGGGTTTGTTGGCCGTAACCTGCTGGATTTACCAAAAGGACTATCGGAATTATACCGAGTAATTAAACCTTCGAAGAAATTAGGGTTCCTGGAATTTTGTAAACCGGAAAGTGGTTTTACCCAAAAAGCAACTTGGCTCTATCATCGGCTAATCATAGCTCCGGTTGGTAATCTATTAATTCGTGGAAACAAATCGGCTTATCAGTATCTAATTGATTCTATTGAATCGTTTTATACTGCAGCAGAAATGCGAAATCTGATGAAACAAGCTGGGTTCAGAAATGTAATTAGTATAAGATTTAATTTTGGCACAGTAATTTTGACAGTAGCAACAAAATAAATACTAATGTTTTTTACCCATGAATAAACACATAAAACCAGCAGTATTACTCTTAAAAGATGGGCGAATGTTCCAAGGATTCTCTTTCGGGTCAGAGGGGAAAACTATGGGCGAAGTCTGCTTTAACACCGGAATGACAGGATATCAGGAAATTCTGACAGATCCATCCTACCGCCGGCAAATTGTCACTATGACTGTCCCTCATATCGGGAATTACGGAGTGAATCCGGAAGATATTGAATCTGATCGTATTCAAGTTGCGGGGTTTGTGGTAAAAGAAGGAACAGAAGTTCCATCGAGCTGGCGAGCGAACCAGTCTATTGGAGATTATTTAAAAGAACAAGCCATTATCGGAATTCAGGGAATTGACACTAGAGCGCTCACACGGCATATTCGGGACAATGGAGCTATGAATGGAATTATATCAACTATCGATTTCGAAAAAGATATGCTCTTGAAACAATTACTCAAGACTCCGGATATGTCAGGGTTGGATTTGGCAAAAGTAGTTTCTGTAGACAAAGAGTTTAAGTGGTCACAAAATGGTGATAAAAAACGATACAGAGTTGCTGCAATTGATTATGGGATAAAATATAATATCCTTCGGTTATTAGAAGAACAGGATTGCGATATTACCATCTTTCCAGCCGAAACGTCCTCGAAGAAAATATTGGATTTTAATCCAGATGGTGTTTTTCTCAGTAATGGCCCGGGTGACCCTTCGGCTGTTACGTATGGAATTGAT includes the following:
- a CDS encoding FecR domain-containing protein yields the protein MIRKPTSQLKYFQSALLTYIIFSAQVNAAEFGKISLPLGKVEVKSAGSSDWVRAKPKMPLNENDVIRTLAKSRCEITLTGGGKVRIGENSELEITVASVKPMTKDFSANLNKGSVWVAAKAAFGEKKRVAVRTPTAVAAIRGTKYRATAGEDESAVLVYEGKVDVNAAKNISEKRKEKRKGFTPGSLNPNKPKFTLGPVTEVLGPYEVTLKDWISLVEGMQINVRKDGKYHMFKFDQSLDVENDFVKWNQEMDSQ
- a CDS encoding adenylate/guanylate cyclase domain-containing protein → MSDLLKRVSIGALIGFCMALFVGLGTQKIPFIKSLLDGYEYLSYDSRMKAKVSGVEEQSIDDVIIIDIDQNSVAAPEDGGLGNYKDWPHALHGQLIESVAMGNPKAILFDIIFDPENTNNYFLFSDLISDHTFKTQDMVDRVNEFLFTRDPYAFIDQTSATQKAYHALVFEKEDSLNFLYKMESEPKGYQYENHVISGIPKEIAEKLPTADRIGNTYVELLSASVGSGSANFPQDEDGIIRRAPTAIYFEGPNHVYPSLVMSAVIDILGIKKDGGFDYDFENHVLRLIDTTNTIVREIPIDDHGRMYVNYYGRFKTFYYLPYSYCIDPNLSDYFEDKVAFVGASLPGLMDLRNTPVQETFAGVEIHTNVMHSILQNQFILPTSSGTNLMVILIVGTILGILVSIPTKPLYTLPAPLVGIVAWVLFTYTQFLSNLVMWEIVRPAMSMAGTYLGIFLYNFLVVEKDKRFLKSTFSTYISPELIDQMYDNKEEPQLGGTEGYHTAFFTDIQSFSGFSEKLTASDLVELLNEYLTEMTDILLDNKGTLDKYIGDAIVAFYGAPAPVKDHEYWACLTAVKMQERLAELRVKWQSDGDRWPEIVHNMQNRIGINTGPMVTGNMGSTMRMNYTMMGDTVNLAARLEASAKQYGVYIQVAEESYKACMDKFIWRDLDFVIVMGKTEPAQVFELIAEKGQMPKGYDKLLPAYHEAVKLYRNQNWGKAIEAFKASDELEDMFPGRKTNPSKIYIPRCEHYRDNPPGDDWDGSWALTKK
- a CDS encoding UbiA family prenyltransferase; translation: MNDVIDEKILSLLNEANFLTLGTSVGGNASAANVFFANDSFDLYFFTFNPSRKAEQIRVNPNVQCVVRPDGCEGIKELQIEGRATQIKDEAEIEKAYGMICKVTEAFKPYMNDEFLKKNKVIGYYKIKPTVIKYVDFYSEKQFEWREFPENRLSLSSSIIKGALSKVGLYLRAVRAPFFTATIAPVALGGAVAFFNYGMFNWNLFWLSLLGAILAHAGTNLANDYSDHMTRNDESNKLFSPFNGGSRSIQAGLFSPTKVFVLAVGMFLGAITIGLNLNTTLHGAPFALSPLLWFGIAGVALGVFYTGAPLRLSYNGFGDIAVMLGFGPVMALGTHYVQYQSFQTFGALPALEWNFLPILAASVPVAVMVALILFINGFQDFNADREVGKRTWIVRTADGEPVANYARPFAIYKGALYFTFLYVLALGIAGAVNSDFSTPWILVAMLPFLLARKAMTMGADWLKRWSDENADREKLPYELLMVNVSTIGTHFSVGILMVVGYWLGTIL
- a CDS encoding ubiquinone/menaquinone biosynthesis methyltransferase, with the translated sequence MFKDISKRYDFLNHVFSLGGDLRWRKASVKYLNYSKDAQILDFGAGTGDFSFALRQHSSAHVTALDLVPEMLDQMKMKAGANSEKWLKLVQGDGEALPFKENTFDGAVAGFVGRNLLDLPKGLSELYRVIKPSKKLGFLEFCKPESGFTQKATWLYHRLIIAPVGNLLIRGNKSAYQYLIDSIESFYTAAEMRNLMKQAGFRNVISIRFNFGTVILTVATK
- the carA gene encoding glutamine-hydrolyzing carbamoyl-phosphate synthase small subunit, yielding MNKHIKPAVLLLKDGRMFQGFSFGSEGKTMGEVCFNTGMTGYQEILTDPSYRRQIVTMTVPHIGNYGVNPEDIESDRIQVAGFVVKEGTEVPSSWRANQSIGDYLKEQAIIGIQGIDTRALTRHIRDNGAMNGIISTIDFEKDMLLKQLLKTPDMSGLDLAKVVSVDKEFKWSQNGDKKRYRVAAIDYGIKYNILRLLEEQDCDITIFPAETSSKKILDFNPDGVFLSNGPGDPSAVTYGIDMVKKLLGKKPIFGICLGHQILALALGAKTFKLKFGHRGMNHPVKNLETNGVEITSQNHGFAVDLDSLPNNVISTHINLNDNTSEGLRSKDYPAFSVQYHPEASPGPHDSRYLFHKFINMMKNDD